One Cyprinus carpio isolate SPL01 chromosome B25, ASM1834038v1, whole genome shotgun sequence genomic region harbors:
- the LOC109073683 gene encoding snurportin-1-like, producing the protein MEALTQALSSSFSVSREPNSTSAPHPRLAQYKSKYSVLEQSERRRRFLELQKEKRLNYVNHARRLADGDWTGADSEDEEEDEEKKSQRQLENSADEEGMEIEQKKRLPKHYANQLMLSEWLVDVPADLSSDWLMVVCPVGKRSLVVASKGSTSSYTKSGYCVNRFPSLIPGGKRHNSALGKDYTILDCIYSDVDRTYYILDVMCWRGHPVYDCSTEFRFYWLQSKVEEVEGLSEISKINPFRFVSLNSISCSTESIQTALAHEYNFTVDGLLFYHKETHYTPGSTPLVGWLRPYMVADILGIEVPQCPLTSKPDYASHQLQQILEHKKTSTEVRPADQNGRYELEHLSTPETQLEKSHNAQKESMDV; encoded by the exons ATGGAGGCTCTGACCCAGGCTCTCTCCTCCAGCTTCTCTGTATCCAGGGAACCAAACAGCACTTCTGCGCCCCATCCACGCCTGGCCCAGTACAAGAGCAAATACAGCGTTCTGGAGCAGAGTGAACGGCGCAGGAGGTTCCTGGAACTGCAGAAAGA AAAGAGGCTAAACTACGTGAATCACGCCCGTCGGCTGGCTGATGGAGACTGGACCGGAGCTGACagcgaggatgaggaggaggacgAAGAGAAGAAGAGTCAGCGGCAGCTGGAGAACAGCGCTGATGAAGAAGGGATGGAGATCGAGCAGAAGAAAAGGCTACCGAAACATTATGCCAACCAG CTGATGCTGTCAGAGTGGTTGGTGGACGTCCCTGCAGAtctgagctctgattggctgatggtgGTTTGTCCAGTTGGAAAGCGTTCCCTCGTTGTTGCCTCCAAG gGATCCACATCATCTTACACCAAAAGTGGCTACTGTGTCAATCGATTCCCTTCTCTTATTCCCGGCGGCAAAAGACACAACTCTGCATTGGGCAAAG atTACACCATCCTGGACTGCATCTACAGTGACGTAGACAGAACATACTACATCCTGGATGTCATGTGCTGGAGGGGACATCCTGTGTATGACTGCTCA ACAGAGTTCCGGTTCTACTGGCTGCAGTCTAAAGTGGAAGAGGTTGAAGGTCTTTCTGAAATTTCCAAGATTAATCCT tTCCGGTTTGTGAGTTTGAACAGCATCAGCTGTTCAACAGAGTCCATCCAGACGGCTCTTGCACATGAGTACAACTTTACA GTGGACGGGCTTCTTTTCTACCACAAGGAGACCCACTACACCCCTGGCAGCACGCCGTTGGTCGGCTGGCTCAGACCGTATATGGTGGCAGATATCTTGGGCATCGAGGTGCCACAGTGTCCCCTCACCAGCAAGCCTGATTATGCCAGCCATCAGCTTCAGCAGATCCTGGAGCACAAGAAAACCTCTACAGAAGTTCGTCCGGCCGACCAAAACGGCCGATATGAACTGGAACATCTGTCCACCCCAGAGACGCAGCTGGAGAAGTCTCACAACGCTCAGAAAGAGAGCATGGATGTCTGA
- the LOC109073672 gene encoding sorting nexin-33-like: MTLRAKALYTFQSENKEEISIQENEELVIFDENSVDGWLQGENSRGERGLFPASYVHIIRNRSGSNLTDHSLSSPGSSPGKDISYIHTPSTTLPSDDDDDWDDWDETSTVVEDEDPRRGVGANGHSQSPYSNPNVHYRPKPYMERQDSMSSNRKGSMVGRNLNRFSSFVRSGVEAFILGDVPMMAKIAESYSIEMGPRGPQWKESPQPFTCSVEDPTKQTKFKGIKTYISYRVTPSHTGRPVYRRYKHFDWLYNRLLHKFTVISVPHLPEKQATGRFEEDFIEKRKRRLVLWMDHMTSHPVLSQYEGFEHFLMCGDDKQWKLGKRRAEKDEMVGAHFMLTFQIPNEHQDLQDVEERIDSFKVFGKKMDDSVMQLTHVASELVRKHLGGFRKEFQRLGNAFQSISQSFLLDPPYSSDALSNAISHTGRTYENIGEMFAEQPKYDLFHMLDKLSLYQGLLSNFPDIIHLQKGAFAKVKESQRMSDEGKMDQEEANGIRKRCRTVGFALQAEMNHFHQRREVDFKDMMQAYLRQQIAFYQRVGQQLERTLRMYDNL; the protein is encoded by the exons ATGACCTTGAGAGCCAAAGCCCTCTACACTTTCCAAAGTGAGAACAAGGAGGAGATCAGCATCCAGGAGAATGAGGAGCTGGTGATTTTCGACGAGAACTCTGTAGACGGCTGGCTGCAGGGAGAGAACAGCCGAGGAGAGCGAGGCCTGTTCCCCGCCTCGTACGTTCACATCATCCGGAACCGATCCGGGTCCAACCTGACGGATCATTCCCTCAGCTCGCCTGGAAGCTCGCCTGGTAAGGATATCTCGTACATCCATACGCCTTCCACGACCCTGCCGAGCGACGACGATGACGACTGGGATGACTGGGATGAAACCTCGACGGTGGTCGAGGATGAAGATCCTCGGAGAGGTGTTGGCGCCAATGGACATTCCCAAAGTCCGTATTCCAACCCCAACGTCCACTACCGGCCCAAGCCGTATATGGAGCGCCAGGACAGCATGTCCAGCAATAGAAAGGGCAGCATGGTGGGCAGGAACTTGAACCGATTCTCCAGCTTCGTGCGGTCAGGTGTGGAGGCCTTCATACTTGGCGACGTCCCAATGATGGCCAAGATCGCCGAGTCTTACTCTATCGAAATGGGCCCCCGGGGGCCTCAGTGGAAGGAGAGCCCTCAGCCCTTCACCTGTTCCGTTGAAGACCCCACCAAACAGACGAAGTTCAAGGGCATTAAGACGTACATTTCGTACCGTGTCACCCCCAGTCACACTGGCAGGCCGGTGTATCGCCGCTACAAGCACTTCGACTGGCTCTACAACAGACTACTACACAAATTCACCGTAATTTCCGTGCCGCACCTTCCCGAGAAACAAGCCACGGGACGATTCGAGGAAGACTTTATTGAGAAAAGGAAGAGGAGGCTTGTTTTATGGATGGACCACATGACCAGCCACCCCGTGCTGTCTCAGTACGAGGGTTTCGAACACTTCCTCATGTGTGGAGACGACAAACAGTGGAAGCTCGGGAAGAGGCGAGCGGAAAAGGACGAGATGGTCGGGGCTCATTTTATGCTCACCTTCCAGATTCCCAACGAGCACCAGGACCTTCAGGACGTGGAGGAGCGCATTGACTCCTTCAAGGTGTTCGGCAAAAAAATGGATGACAGTGTGATGCAGCTGACGCATGTCGCATCGGAACTGGTTCGCAAACATCTCGGAGGTTTCCGGAAGGAGTTCCAGAGGCTGGGAAACGCCTTCCAGTCCATCAGCCAGTCGTTCCTGCTGGACCCTCCGTACAGCTCGGATGCTCTGAGCAACGCCATCTCGCACACAGGCCGCACCTACGAGAACATCGGGGAGATGTTCGCCGAGCAGCCCAAATACGACCTGTTTCACATGCTGGATAAACTGTCGCTGTACCAGGGCCTGCTGTCCAACTTTCCAGACATCATCCACCTGCAGAAAG GTGCTTTTGCTAAGGTGAAGGAGTCTCAGCGTATGAGCGACGAGGGGAAGATGGACCAAGAGGAAGCGAATGGCATTCGTAAACGCTGCAGGACTGTGGGTTTCGCCCTGCAGGCCGAGATGAACCACTTCCACCAGCGGAGGGAGGTGGACTTTAAAGACATGATGCAGGCGTATCTCCGCCAACAGATCGCCTTCTACCAACGTGTAGGTCAGCAATTAGAGAGAACCCTTCGCATGTACGATAACCTCTAG